The following nucleotide sequence is from Saccharothrix texasensis.
TCGAACCGGGCGACCTGCCCCCGGTCGCGGACGAGGTGGAGCACGTCCTGCAGAGCTGGCAGGTCGCGGAGGTGCTGCGCGGGCTCAGCGCCGACCACCGCGACGTCGTGGTCGAGCTGTACTACCGGCGGCGATCGGTGGCGGAGGCGGCGGTGGTGCTCGGCATCCCGCCCGGCACGGTCAAGTCGCGCTGCTTCTACGCCCTGCGCGCGCTGCGCGACGCGTTGGAGGAGCGGGGGGTGACGGAGTCGTGAGCTGCGCCCAGACCGTGGCGCTCGGCGCCTAC
It contains:
- a CDS encoding sigma-70 family RNA polymerase sigma factor, translated to MDRGEDVVRQLYGRWRGPLHGYVLRLVGGDHQQAEDVVQETLLRAWRHVDELTPADAGPWLYTVARNLVISGFRKRAGRHSEVPIEPGDLPPVADEVEHVLQSWQVAEVLRGLSADHRDVVVELYYRRRSVAEAAVVLGIPPGTVKSRCFYALRALRDALEERGVTES